A stretch of the Acyrthosiphon pisum isolate AL4f chromosome A2, pea_aphid_22Mar2018_4r6ur, whole genome shotgun sequence genome encodes the following:
- the LOC100164093 gene encoding uncharacterized protein LOC100164093 isoform X1 translates to MMNFSLKYIFLLIFIANECVSQSINQDHLQLKFVFILMRHTNRAPLNRYKNQTDQIPWPRGLGELTDQGVWNAYRAGQALRERYLGFLHPLQRYTPSEIDVSTTEVDRCYQSAGYLLAGMYPPNEEQTWNKDLKWQPIPIKTSLSKDHQQFTGDPRLCPKYAMELHEISENAIKTEKVKKLINYMKNYTSSPLNTLYDVLKVSDVIMTQRMANYPIPNWALERYKDIEEYILYSMTILVETDQMKLLYSGEMLNDVLTRMEASINKSPDAKKIYLHVGHDSTIVPFLKTLNVKNITYPLYGAAVVMELYASLSNETIVKLLYNRDYEWKESNIELIELPGCPQPCRLEDLRTLTQQMIPRNLTEECKN, encoded by the exons atgatgaattttagtttaaagtacatttttttattaatatttattgcaaaTGAATGTGTTTCTCAATCTATAAATCAAGATCATTTacagttaaaatttgttttcata TTGATGAGACACACGAACCGCGCGCCGTTGAATCGGTACAAAAACCAAACTGATCAAATACCCTGGCCCCGTGGCTTGGGCGAGTTGACCGACCAGGGCGTGTGGAACGCGTACCGCGCGGGTCAAGCCCTGCGTGAACGGTACTTGGGCTTCTTACACCCCCTGCAGCGGTACACGCCAAGCGAGATTGACGTGTCCACCACGGAAGTGGACCGGTGTTACCAGTCCGCTGGCTACCTGTTGGCTGGTATGTACCCACCCAACGAAGAGCAGACTTGGAACAAGGACCTCAAATGGCAGCCCATACCGATCAAGACGAGTTTGTCGAAAGACCACCAGCAA TTTACAGGAGATCCAAGATTATGTCCAAAGTATGCTATGGAATTACATGAAATTAGTGAAAATGCGATAAAAACCGAAAAGGTCAAAAAATTGATCAACTATATGAAAAACTACACATCAAGTCCATTAAATACACTTTATGATGTATTAAAAGTATCAGATGTCATTATGACACAA cgtATGGCAAACTATCCAATCCCTAATTGGGCATTAGAACGGTATAAAGATATtgaagaatatatattatattctatgacTATATTAGTTGAAACAGATCAAATGAAACTTTTATATTctg gtgaAATGTTAAATGATGTGTTAACGAGAATGGAAGcatcaataaataaatcaccagacgcaaaaaaaatatatttgcatgTTGGTCATGATTCGACTATAGTTCCTTTCCTGAAGAcactaaatgtaaaaaatataacatatccaCTTTATGGAGCAGCTGTTGTAATGGAATTATATGCATCACTTTCAAACGAAACGATtgtaaag ctaTTATACAACAGAGACTATGAATGGAAAGAATCAAACATTGAATTAATTGAATTACCAGGTTGTCCACAGCCGTGTCGACTAGAAGATTTGCGCACACTCACACAACAAATGATACCTCGTAACTTAACTGaagaatgtaaaaattaa
- the LOC100164093 gene encoding uncharacterized protein LOC100164093 precursor (The RefSeq protein has 1 frameshift compared to this genomic sequence), whose amino-acid sequence MMNFSLKYIFLLIFIANECVSQSINQDHLQLKFVFILMRHTNRAPLNRYKNQTDQIPWPRGLGELTDQGVWNAYRAGQALRERYLGFLHPLQRYTPSEIDVSTTEVDRCYQSAGYLLAGMYPPNEEQTWNKDLKWQPIPIKTSLSKDHQQFTGDPRLCPKYAMELHEISENAIKTEKVKKLINYMKNYTSSPLIHFMMY is encoded by the exons atgatgaattttagtttaaagtacatttttttattaatatttattgcaaaTGAATGTGTTTCTCAATCTATAAATCAAGATCATTTacagttaaaatttgttttcata TTGATGAGACACACGAACCGCGCGCCGTTGAATCGGTACAAAAACCAAACTGATCAAATACCCTGGCCCCGTGGCTTGGGCGAGTTGACCGACCAGGGCGTGTGGAACGCGTACCGCGCGGGTCAAGCCCTGCGTGAACGGTACTTGGGCTTCTTACACCCCCTGCAGCGGTACACGCCAAGCGAGATTGACGTGTCCACCACGGAAGTGGACCGGTGTTACCAGTCCGCTGGCTACCTGTTGGCTGGTATGTACCCACCCAACGAAGAGCAGACTTGGAACAAGGACCTCAAATGGCAGCCCATACCGATCAAGACGAGTTTGTCGAAAGACCACCAGCAA TTTACAGGAGATCCAAGATTATGTCCAAAGTATGCTATGGAATTACATGAAATTAGTGAAAATGCGATAAAAACCGAAAAGGTCAAAAAATTGATCAACTATATGAAAAACTACACATCAAGTCCATTAA TACACTTTATGATGTATTAA
- the LOC100164093 gene encoding uncharacterized protein LOC100164093 isoform X2, protein MRHTNRAPLNRYKNQTDQIPWPRGLGELTDQGVWNAYRAGQALRERYLGFLHPLQRYTPSEIDVSTTEVDRCYQSAGYLLAGMYPPNEEQTWNKDLKWQPIPIKTSLSKDHQQFTGDPRLCPKYAMELHEISENAIKTEKVKKLINYMKNYTSSPLNTLYDVLKVSDVIMTQRMANYPIPNWALERYKDIEEYILYSMTILVETDQMKLLYSGEMLNDVLTRMEASINKSPDAKKIYLHVGHDSTIVPFLKTLNVKNITYPLYGAAVVMELYASLSNETIVKLLYNRDYEWKESNIELIELPGCPQPCRLEDLRTLTQQMIPRNLTEECKN, encoded by the exons ATGAGACACACGAACCGCGCGCCGTTGAATCGGTACAAAAACCAAACTGATCAAATACCCTGGCCCCGTGGCTTGGGCGAGTTGACCGACCAGGGCGTGTGGAACGCGTACCGCGCGGGTCAAGCCCTGCGTGAACGGTACTTGGGCTTCTTACACCCCCTGCAGCGGTACACGCCAAGCGAGATTGACGTGTCCACCACGGAAGTGGACCGGTGTTACCAGTCCGCTGGCTACCTGTTGGCTGGTATGTACCCACCCAACGAAGAGCAGACTTGGAACAAGGACCTCAAATGGCAGCCCATACCGATCAAGACGAGTTTGTCGAAAGACCACCAGCAA TTTACAGGAGATCCAAGATTATGTCCAAAGTATGCTATGGAATTACATGAAATTAGTGAAAATGCGATAAAAACCGAAAAGGTCAAAAAATTGATCAACTATATGAAAAACTACACATCAAGTCCATTAAATACACTTTATGATGTATTAAAAGTATCAGATGTCATTATGACACAA cgtATGGCAAACTATCCAATCCCTAATTGGGCATTAGAACGGTATAAAGATATtgaagaatatatattatattctatgacTATATTAGTTGAAACAGATCAAATGAAACTTTTATATTctg gtgaAATGTTAAATGATGTGTTAACGAGAATGGAAGcatcaataaataaatcaccagacgcaaaaaaaatatatttgcatgTTGGTCATGATTCGACTATAGTTCCTTTCCTGAAGAcactaaatgtaaaaaatataacatatccaCTTTATGGAGCAGCTGTTGTAATGGAATTATATGCATCACTTTCAAACGAAACGATtgtaaag ctaTTATACAACAGAGACTATGAATGGAAAGAATCAAACATTGAATTAATTGAATTACCAGGTTGTCCACAGCCGTGTCGACTAGAAGATTTGCGCACACTCACACAACAAATGATACCTCGTAACTTAACTGaagaatgtaaaaattaa
- the LOC100166140 gene encoding CAAX prenyl protease 1 homolog: MIPEFCVFYGVLTFSWIEFLWEQYLTLRQRRVYKTTDKIPERLTGVLDVETFIKAKSYGIDKNSFSIAEEWFHMIISTGFICLNGFTLLWNFSKYCLIETRYYDSEIMTSCVFLLCMNTLGTLMSLPISAYSTFIIEEKHGFNKQTLNFFVKDKIKNFLLVQVISLPITAAAITIVKWGGRYFFIWLWVFAVVTSLFIMTIYPEFIAPLFDKYTPLPDGVLKTKIEELAKQVKFPLYKIYIVEGSKRSAHSNAYFYGFFNNKRIVLYDTLLKDSKDIMNNKTIIDENAQGDKIEEKGKGMNDEEILAVLGHELGHWKLNHILFYLIISQVNLFVMLFVFGWLYDHSMLYRAFGFYESAHPVIIGLAIIFQYVFSPYNTVISFAMTTLSRQLEFQADAFAKKLGYAKPLESGLIRLHNDNLGFPVYDSLFSAWHHTHPQLLERLEAISKTD, translated from the exons ATGATACCTGAATTTTGCGTATTTTATGGTGTATTAACTTTTTCTTGGATAGAATTCCTATGGGAACAGTACTTAACGCTAAGACag agaCGTGTATATAAAACTACAGACAAAATACCTGAAAGATTAACCGGTGTACTAGATGTGGAAACATTTATCAAGGCAAAGTCCTATGGTATTGACAAAAATAGCTTTAGTATTGCTGAAGAATGGTTTCATATGATAATTTCAAct gGTTTCATCTGTTTGAATGGATTCACATTGTTATGGAATTTCAGCAAATATTGTTTGATTGAGACTCGTTATTATGATAGTGAAATCATGACCAGTTGCGTATTTCTTCTATGTATGAATACCCTAGGTACATTAATGTCTTTGCCAATCTCAGCATATAGCACTTTTATTATAGAAGAAAAACATGGGTTTAACAAACAA acTTTAAATTTCTTCGTTAAAGACAAGATTAAGAACTTTTTATTGGTTCAAGTGATTTCATTACCAATAACTGCAGCAGCAATCACTATTGTTAAATGGGGTGGACGTTATTTCTTTATCTGGCTGTGGGTATTTGCTGTAGTAACTTCATTGTTCATCATGACAATATATCCAGAATTTATTGCTCCGTTGTTCGACAAATATACACCATTACCTGATGGTGTTTTGAAGACTAAAATTGAAGAGCTGGCAAAGCAAGTCAAATTCCCTctttacaaaatttatattgtagaag GTTCTAAGCGATCAGCTCATAGCAATGCatatttttatggatttttcAATAACAAACGTATTGTGTTGTATGATACATTATTGAAAGATAGCAAAGATATTATGAATAACAAAACAATCATAGACGAAAATGCTCAAGGTGATAAAATCGAAGAAAAGGGAAAAGGGATGAATGATGAGGAAATTTTGGCAGTCTTAGGTCATGAACTCGGTCATTGGAAGctaaaccatattttattttatcttataatatctcAG gtaaatttatttgttatgttatttgtCTTTGGATGGTTGTACGACCATTCAATGTTATACCGAGCATTTGGATTTTATGAGTCAGCCCATCCAGTTATCATTGGTCTagcaattatttttcaatatgtgTTCTCTCCATACAACACTGTTATATCATTTGCTATGACTACACTTAGTAGACAATTGGAGTTTCAAGCTGATGCTTTTGCTAAAAAGCTTGGATATGCAAAGCCACTTGAATCTGGATTAATACGTTTACACAATGATAATTTAGGATTTCCTGTTTATGATTCTTTATTCTCGGCTTGGCATCATACTCATCCTCAACTATTGGAAAGATTGGAAGCAATCTCTAAGACAGActga
- the LOC100571880 gene encoding CAAX prenyl protease 1 homolog produces the protein MTSCVFLLCMNTLGTLMSLPISAYSTFIIEEKHGFNKQTLNFFVKDKIKNFLLVQVISLPITAAAITIVKWGGRYFFIWLWVFAVVTSLFIMTIYPEFIAPLFDKYTPLPDGVLKTKIEELAKQVKFPLYKFIL, from the exons ATGACCAGTTGCGTATTTCTTCTATGTATGAATACCCTAGGTACATTAATGTCTTTGCCAATCTCAGCATATAGCACTTTTATTATAGAAGAAAAACATGGGTTTAACAAACAA acTTTAAATTTCTTCGTTAAAGACAAGATTAAGAACTTTTTATTGGTTCAAGTGATTTCATTACCAATAACTGCAGCAGCAATCACTATTGTTAAATGGGGTGGACGTTATTTCTTTATCTGGCTGTGGGTATTTGCTGTAGTAACTTCATTGTTCATCATGACAATATATCCAGAATTTATTGCTCCGTTGTTCGACAAATATACACCATTACCTGATGGTGTTTTGAAGACTAAAATTGAAGAGCTGGCAAAGCAAGTCAAATTCCCtctttacaaatttatattgtag